Proteins from a genomic interval of Haloplasma contractile SSD-17B:
- the ftsY gene encoding signal recognition particle-docking protein FtsY, whose product MGLFNNLKTMFSKNNADQKTKESADKYKEGMAKTRGNMVSKLKELFSSYENINDELFDELEEIFIMADIGVDTVLRIIDELKSDVRVRGIENPNELQKIIVDKMFEIYVKGEIVNTNLRFNKDGLTVLLFVGVNGVGKTTSIGKVAHRLKQDGKKVMMAAGDTFRAGAINQLKVWGERANCEVISREEGSDPSSVIFDAINRAKEAGADVLLCDTAGRLQNKVNLMKELEKINRVIGREIEGAPHETLLTIDATTGQNGMSQAKAFMEATNVSGIVLTKLDGTAKGGIVLAIRNELGLPIKFVALGEKIDDIEYFDIEKYIYGLFSELFEEGE is encoded by the coding sequence ATGGGATTATTTAATAATTTAAAAACTATGTTTAGCAAAAATAATGCGGATCAAAAAACAAAAGAGTCTGCCGATAAATATAAAGAAGGTATGGCCAAAACAAGAGGAAATATGGTTTCTAAATTGAAAGAACTGTTTTCCTCGTATGAAAACATCAATGATGAGCTATTCGATGAATTAGAAGAAATCTTTATCATGGCAGATATAGGTGTTGATACGGTCCTACGAATTATTGATGAGTTAAAATCAGATGTAAGGGTTCGAGGAATTGAGAATCCAAATGAATTACAAAAAATTATTGTAGATAAGATGTTTGAAATCTATGTTAAAGGTGAAATCGTAAATACAAATCTAAGGTTTAACAAGGATGGATTAACTGTCTTATTATTTGTAGGAGTGAATGGTGTAGGTAAGACGACATCTATAGGAAAAGTTGCACACCGACTAAAACAAGATGGGAAGAAAGTTATGATGGCAGCTGGTGACACGTTTAGAGCAGGTGCGATCAACCAGTTAAAAGTATGGGGAGAAAGAGCAAACTGTGAAGTGATTTCTAGAGAAGAAGGTTCAGACCCATCATCTGTAATATTTGATGCGATTAATCGCGCCAAGGAAGCAGGAGCCGATGTTTTGCTATGTGATACTGCGGGTCGCTTACAAAATAAAGTGAATTTAATGAAAGAATTAGAAAAAATTAACCGTGTAATTGGTCGTGAAATTGAGGGAGCACCTCATGAGACATTACTTACGATTGATGCAACAACAGGTCAAAATGGTATGAGTCAAGCAAAAGCATTTATGGAGGCTACCAATGTGTCGGGGATTGTGTTAACGAAGTTAGATGGTACTGCCAAAGGTGGAATTGTATTAGCTATCCGTAATGAATTAGGGCTTCCTATTAAATTTGTTGCACTTGGTGAGAAAATTGATGATATTGAATACTTTGATATTGAAAAATATATTTATGGTTTATTCTCTGAATTATTTGAAGAGGGTGAATAA
- the ylxM gene encoding YlxM family DNA-binding protein: MPDLLEKTLEINLLIDFYGNLLTNKQVNYVEQYYFDNLSLSEIAESFNVSRNAIYDNVTRTVKQLYKYENKLSLVKKYKIRTRIINQLREQYKYQKEIDDLLLELERIDLK; this comes from the coding sequence TTGCCTGATTTACTAGAAAAAACGCTAGAAATAAATCTATTGATTGATTTTTACGGCAATTTGTTGACAAACAAACAAGTTAACTATGTTGAGCAATATTACTTTGATAATTTAAGTTTATCTGAAATAGCAGAGTCATTTAATGTATCTAGAAATGCAATTTATGATAATGTAACACGTACAGTGAAACAATTATATAAATATGAAAATAAACTTAGTCTAGTTAAAAAATACAAAATAAGAACTCGTATAATCAATCAATTAAGAGAACAATACAAATACCAAAAGGAAATCGATGACCTACTACTAGAATTAGAGAGAATCGATTTAAAATAG
- a CDS encoding AAA family ATPase has product MYLKRIEAIGFKSFAEKTIIEFEEGVTAIVGPNGSGKSNISDAIKWVLGEQSSKSLRGKVMSDVIFAGTTNRSPLNVAEITLVLDNTDQSLPVDYEEVAITRRLFRSGESQYLLNKQKVRLKDVRELIMDSGIGADSLSIISQDKVRHIVEAKPEERRVVIEEAAGVLKYKNRKKEAERNLEHTQSNLQRIDDIMHELESQKGPLEKQAKIAEEYLEKKSELEGIEVALYVKEIDQAVKRIKEIEKEIQENSIQVFNYEKMEKKNTEEIDVLSKEKNKLEEQISHYQDLAMEINSKISYIEGQRKALMGSSENDVDDKEAFENRFKENLRQYEKQQEELRELQDDLPELINKRKEFQTQVSDLQEQLNRKNSECYGLESKIKVLNDFSNAYYKGVKSVVTAKERNQLKGIYGTVDSLINTEDSYVEAIELALQAAMQHIIVEQVADAKQAIKYLKQNNAGVATFLPLDVIKPRSVRSDVMKQIVSAPGFVDLAVNLITFDSKYQNVMENLLGNIIIADNIDNATKLSKLINNSYRIITLDGEIIHVGGSMTGGKTNRKRTGLLQQRLELEEAHQRLEQAKGDISPLKRQISEYANKFKELDELISKKRMNHARLEEYLRNKASTIKSLKLSMEQDNTKQMLEEREQYNEKIREIRKENVKLLETIKHYERENNEINRFIRNVNNELRNLDVEKNRIDVKYNNNLDFLQNEYRVTYEYAKNNYKLDMEFEIARIKSKKLRKYLDSLGPVNLAAVDEFKRVKDRYEKFKENHEDLVTARKNILSSISELDEVMIEKFKDTFDKVKDEFTEVFRTLFNGGSAELLLTDENDLLNTGVEIIARPPGTKLRNSSLLSGGQKTLTAISLLFAILRIRTVPFCVLDEVEAALDEANVNRYADYLVQFSKQTQFIVITHRKGTMEKADTLYGITMQESGVTTVVSVRFDETEEFIDENVAS; this is encoded by the coding sequence AAAATCAAATATATCTGATGCCATCAAGTGGGTGTTGGGTGAACAATCAAGTAAAAGTTTGCGCGGTAAAGTAATGTCAGATGTAATTTTTGCTGGTACTACCAACAGGTCGCCTTTAAATGTGGCTGAAATCACGCTTGTTTTAGATAATACCGATCAATCCTTACCGGTAGATTATGAAGAGGTAGCGATTACCCGACGTTTATTCAGGTCGGGGGAAAGTCAATATCTACTAAATAAGCAAAAGGTACGCTTAAAGGATGTACGGGAACTGATTATGGATTCAGGAATCGGTGCTGACTCCCTGTCAATTATTTCGCAGGATAAAGTTCGCCATATCGTTGAAGCAAAGCCAGAAGAACGACGTGTTGTAATAGAGGAAGCTGCTGGTGTTCTAAAGTATAAGAACCGTAAAAAAGAAGCAGAACGTAATTTAGAGCATACACAGTCAAATTTACAACGTATTGACGATATCATGCATGAACTTGAATCACAAAAAGGACCGTTAGAAAAGCAAGCGAAGATAGCAGAAGAATACTTAGAGAAAAAGTCTGAGTTAGAGGGAATAGAAGTTGCCCTTTATGTAAAAGAAATTGATCAAGCGGTTAAACGCATAAAAGAAATTGAAAAAGAAATTCAGGAAAACAGTATTCAAGTATTTAACTATGAGAAAATGGAAAAAAAGAATACAGAGGAAATCGACGTTTTATCAAAAGAGAAGAATAAATTAGAAGAACAAATTAGTCATTACCAAGACCTAGCTATGGAAATCAACTCTAAAATTTCATACATAGAGGGTCAACGTAAAGCACTAATGGGAAGTTCTGAAAATGATGTTGATGATAAAGAGGCGTTCGAGAATCGCTTTAAAGAAAATTTACGTCAATATGAAAAGCAACAGGAAGAGTTGAGAGAACTTCAGGATGACTTGCCGGAATTAATTAATAAGCGTAAGGAGTTTCAAACACAAGTAAGTGATCTTCAGGAACAGTTAAATCGTAAAAACTCAGAGTGTTACGGCTTAGAATCAAAAATAAAAGTTCTAAATGACTTTTCCAATGCGTATTATAAAGGTGTTAAAAGCGTAGTTACAGCTAAAGAACGCAACCAACTCAAAGGTATTTATGGTACAGTTGATAGTTTAATTAATACTGAGGACAGTTATGTTGAAGCAATTGAACTAGCATTACAGGCGGCAATGCAACACATAATAGTAGAACAAGTAGCAGATGCTAAACAAGCGATTAAATATCTAAAACAAAATAATGCAGGTGTTGCAACGTTCTTACCTCTTGACGTAATTAAGCCTAGGTCTGTCAGAAGTGATGTTATGAAGCAAATCGTATCTGCACCCGGTTTTGTTGATCTTGCTGTTAATTTGATTACATTTGACTCTAAATATCAAAATGTAATGGAAAACTTGCTCGGAAATATTATAATTGCAGACAACATTGACAATGCAACAAAACTATCAAAATTGATTAATAATTCATATCGAATCATTACATTAGATGGAGAAATCATCCATGTGGGTGGTAGTATGACGGGGGGTAAAACAAACCGTAAGCGTACTGGTTTATTACAACAACGTCTAGAACTAGAAGAGGCACATCAGAGACTAGAACAAGCAAAAGGGGATATTAGTCCTTTAAAACGACAAATATCTGAATATGCAAATAAATTTAAAGAGCTTGACGAATTAATCTCCAAAAAACGTATGAATCACGCTCGTTTAGAAGAATACCTTCGTAACAAGGCGTCTACAATCAAGTCATTAAAGTTGTCAATGGAACAAGATAATACAAAACAGATGCTAGAAGAGCGTGAACAATATAATGAGAAAATTAGAGAAATACGCAAGGAGAACGTTAAACTTCTGGAAACGATTAAGCACTATGAGCGTGAAAATAATGAAATTAATCGATTTATCCGTAATGTGAATAACGAACTCCGAAATTTAGATGTAGAGAAAAACAGAATTGATGTTAAATATAATAACAATTTGGATTTCTTGCAAAATGAATATCGAGTAACATATGAGTATGCAAAAAATAATTATAAACTCGATATGGAGTTTGAAATTGCTAGAATAAAATCTAAGAAGTTACGAAAGTATCTAGATAGTCTTGGTCCTGTTAATCTAGCTGCGGTTGATGAATTTAAACGTGTCAAGGATCGATACGAGAAATTCAAAGAAAATCATGAAGACTTAGTAACTGCTAGAAAGAATATACTATCATCAATTAGCGAATTAGATGAGGTCATGATTGAAAAATTCAAAGATACATTTGATAAAGTAAAAGACGAATTTACAGAAGTATTCAGAACATTATTTAATGGAGGAAGTGCAGAACTTCTACTGACCGATGAAAATGATTTATTAAACACTGGAGTTGAGATTATAGCAAGACCACCAGGAACTAAATTAAGAAACTCTAGTTTATTATCAGGAGGGCAAAAGACCCTTACAGCAATCTCCCTATTATTTGCAATTCTTCGAATCAGAACAGTACCATTCTGTGTTCTTGATGAGGTTGAAGCAGCCCTTGATGAGGCAAATGTAAACCGATATGCTGATTACTTGGTACAGTTTAGTAAACAAACTCAGTTCATCGTAATTACTCACCGTAAGGGAACCATGGAAAAAGCAGATACACTATACGGGATTACAATGCAAGAGTCAGGTGTTACAACGGTCGTATCTGTTCGTTTTGATGAGACTGAGGAATTTATTGACGAGAATGTGGCATCATAG